A single Chiroxiphia lanceolata isolate bChiLan1 chromosome 25, bChiLan1.pri, whole genome shotgun sequence DNA region contains:
- the SMIM29 gene encoding small integral membrane protein 29, which yields MSNATAPTAPGTAGDSLVGSVLGPFLFLTLLGAVLAAVMYVQKKRRSERLRHRLLPMYSYDPAEEPPESEQELLVEAEEAQVVPGWGGLSPPRPPRRDWRA from the exons ATGAGCAACGCGACGGCCCCCACGGCCCCGGGCACGGCGGGCGACTCGCTGGTGGGCTCCGTGCTGGgccccttcctcttcctcaccctcCTCGGCGCCGTCCTGGCCGCG GTGATGTACGTGCAGAAGAAGCGCAG GTCTGAGCGGCTGCGGCACCGGCTGCTGCCCATGTACAGCTACGACCCGGCCGAGGAGCCGCCCGAGTccgagcaggagctgctggtggaggCCGAGGAGGCTCAG GTGgtgcctggctgggggggactCTCACCCCCTCGGCCCCCACGCAGGGACTGGAGGGCTTGA